One stretch of Vulpes lagopus strain Blue_001 chromosome 12, ASM1834538v1, whole genome shotgun sequence DNA includes these proteins:
- the OMG gene encoding oligodendrocyte-myelin glycoprotein: protein MALMEYQILKMSPSLFILLFLTPGILCICPLQCICTERHRHVDCSGRNLTTLPSGLQENIIHLNLSYNHFTDLHNQLTQYTNLRTLDISNNRLESLPAQLPRSLWNMSAANNNIKLLDKSDTAYQWNLKYLDVSKNMLEKVVLIKNTLRSLEVLNLSSNKLWTVPTNMPSKLHIVDLSNNSLTQILPGTLINLTNLTHLYLHNNKFTFIPDQAFDQLFQLQEITLYNNRWSCDHKQNITYLLKWMMETKAHVIGTPCSSQISSLKEHNIYPTPPGFTSSLFTVSGMQTVDTINSLSMVTQPKVTKTPKQYRTKETTFGATLSKDTTFASTDKAFVPYPEETSIETINSHEAAAATLTIHLQDGMVTNTSLTSSTKSSPTPMTLSITSGMPNNFSEMPQQSTTLNLRREETTTNVKTRLPSVASAWKVNASFLLMLNAVVMLAV, encoded by the coding sequence GCTTTGATGGAATATCAGATATTGAAAATGTCTCCCAGCTTGTTCATCCTTCTGTTTCTCACACCTGGTATTTTATGCATTTGTCCTCTCCAATGTATATgcacagagaggcacaggcatGTGGACTGTTCAGGCAGAAACTTGACTACATTACCATCTGGACTGCAAGagaatattattcatttaaatctGTCTTATAACCATTTTACTGATCTTCATAACCAGTTAACCCAATACACCAATCTGAGGACCCTGGACATTTCAAACAACAGGCTTGAAAGCCTGCCTGCTCAGTTACCTCGGTCCCTCTGGAACATGTCTGCTGCTAACAACAACATTAAACTGCTTGACAAATCTGATACTGCTTATCAGTGGAACCTTAAATATCTGGATGTTTCTAAGAATATGCTGGAAAAGGTTGTCctcattaaaaatacactaaGAAGTCTTGAGGTTCTCAACCTCAGTAGTAACAAACTTTGGACAGTTCCAACCAATATGCCCTCCAAACTACATATCGTGGACCTGTCTAACAATTCCTTGACACAAATCCTTCCAGGAACATTAATAAACCTGACAAATCTCACACATCTTTACCTGCACAATAATAAGTTCACATTCATCCCAGATCAAGCTTTTGACCAACTCTTTCAGTTGCAAGAGATAACCCTTTACAATAACAGGTGGTCATGTGACCACAAACAAAACATCACTTACTTACTGAAGTGGATGATGGAAACAAAAGCCCATGTAATAGGGACTCCCTGTTCTAGCCAAATATCATCTTTGAAGGAACATAACATATATCCCACACCTCCTGGATTTACCTCAAGCTTGTTCACTGTAAGTGGGATGCAGACAGTGGACACCATTAACTCTCTGAGTATGGTAACTCAACCCAAAGTGACCAAAACACCCAAACAATATCGAACAAAGGAAACAACGTTTGGTGCCACTCTAAGCAAAGACACCACCTTTGCTAGCACTGACAAGGCTTTTGTGCCCTACCCAGAAGAGACATCCATAGAAACCATCAATTCACATGAAGCAGCAGCTGCAACTCTAACTATTCATCTCCAAGATGGAATGGTTACAAACACAAGCCTCACTAGCTCAACAAAATCATCCCCAACACCCATGACCCTAAGTATTACTAGTGGCATGCCAAATAACTTCTCTGAAATGCCTCAACAAAGCACAACCCTTAACTTACGGAGGGAAGAGACAACCACAAATGTAAAGACTCGCTTACCTTCTGTGGCAAGTGCTTGGAAAGTAAATGCTTCATTTCTCTTAATGCTCAATGCTGTGGTCATGCTGGCTGTTTGA